The Pseudomonadota bacterium genome includes the window GAAGTCGACCGGCACCCCGTCGAGCTTGAACAGCCGCACGCCGAGCAGGCTCGGGGGGCGAAACGATCGGAAGAGCGTGCGAATCCCGGAGGGTCGGGTGAGACGCAGCAGCACAGCCAGCATCGAGTGACGGTATTCCATCGATGCGATGCCGTTCTTGTAGAGCTGCACGAAGGTGGGCAGCAGCATCCAGGCCACGAACGCGCCGATGGCGGCGCCCACCACGATCCACTGTATCTGGGCATAGAGCGTCGAGAGGGCCGTGGGGTCGATGTCCTTCTGCTTCACCGCAAGCCCCACATAGCGCCCCAGCAGCGGCGCGTAGAACAGGTTCGCGAAGCGCGTGCACATGAAGAACAGCGACGAGATGGTGAACGCCAGGGCCACGCGTCCGGTCTGCACCGCGGCGGGTCGCGCGGCCACGTTGAGCGTGGTGAGCATCGACACCGCGCCCGAGAGCACGACGATGAAGAGGAGGCGAGGGTCGTGAAGCAGGAGCGAAAGGGTCATGGAGACTGAATTTTCTTCCATCTCCGCGGTACGATTCCTGTATGCCTTCGCAGAACGCCCGCGGCCGGCGCGTCGTGCAGACGTCCGGCCGCGGATGATGCCCCGTGGCGCGCACCGCCCTCCTCCGGCAACCGGCCTGGACGAGGGCAGGACGCGCTGCGTGATCGGCTACTTCGGTCGCGACAGGAACGACTCGACGACCGTCTTCTCACCGTACCCCGGGAAGCTGGCGGAGACCGTCTTGCCGTCGACCTTGAGCACCTCGCCCTCGCCGAAGACCTTGTGCACGACGCGGTCGCCCACGCTGTACAGGCACACCTGCGCGACGCGGTCGACGGGCATGGGCGTAGACAGGCGCTCTCGCGGCTGCACGTTCTTCACCGGCACCGATCGCACCGGTGACGATGCGCGGCTCGTGGTGCTGCGCGAGGTCGTGGCACGCGACCCTGCCGTGGAGCGCGACGTGGCTGCGCCGCGACCGGAGGTCGAACGCGTGCCCGACGCGCCGCCGGCGCCCCGTTCCCACGATGACCCTTCACGCTCCCACGACGAGCCGCTGCGGTTCCACGACGAGCCGCCACGATCCCAGCCGCTGTCTCCACCACCGTAGCGGCGCGCCGGGGGATCTTCGTACCACGCGTCATCCGACGGCTCGATCTCGATGAGATGGGGCGGGATCTCTTCGATGAAGCGCGACTTCATGCGCGGCTGCTCCTGCCCGAAGACGTCGCGCTGTCGCGCCAGGCAGAGGAACAGGTGCTTCTCGGCGCGGGTGAGGCCCACATACGCGAGACGGCGCTCTTCCTCGATCTCGTCGGGGAAGTCGAACACCCGCGCATGCGGCATGAAGCCTTCCTCCATGCCGACCAGGAAGACCACGGGGAACTCGAGGCCCTTGGCCGCGTGCAGGGTGAGCAGGCTCACCGCGCCGCCCTTCTCGTCGAGATCGTCGAGGTCGCTCGAGAGCGATACCCGGTTGAGGAATGCGGCCAGCGTGGCCGGCTCACCGGTCTGCTCGGTCTCGCGCTCGAACTGGGCCGCGGTGTTCACGAGCTCGTCGATGTTCTCGAGGCGGCTGGTCGACTCGGGCGTGCGGTCGGGTGCGATGAACGCCTTGTAGTCGACGGTGCGGATGATCTTGTCGATGATGTCGGTGACCTTCATCGTCTCGGAACGGGCCTTCAGATCCTCGAAGAGCTTGGTGAGCTCGCTCAGCGCCGCGATGGCCTTGGCGCCGATGTCGCCCGCGCGCTCGGCTTCGCGCAGGGCGTCGTACAGCTTGAGGCCTTGTCGCTCGGCGTGGGCGTCGAGCTTTGCCACCGTCACGGTGCCGAGGCTGCGCGGGGGCACATTCACGATGCGCCGCAGGCTCAGCTCGTCGTCCGGGTTGACCACCACGCGCAGGTAGGCCACCAGATCGCGGATCTCCTTGCGATCCCAGAAGCGCTGCCCACCCACTACCTGGTAGGGGATGGCCGCTCCCTTGAGCGTCTCTTCTACGGTGCGCGACTGTGCGTTGGTGCGGTACAAGACGGCGATGTCGCCGTGGGTCGCCTCGCCGTTGCGCACGAGATCGCGGATCTTGCGCACGATGAAGCACGCCTCGGCGCGGCCTTCGCTGGCTTCGTAGAGCCGCGGCGGCACGCCCTTGTCGTTGGTGGTCCACATCTTCTTCGGGCTGCGGTTGGGGTTGTTCGACACCACCGCGTTTGCCACGTCGAGCACGGCCTGGGTCGAGCGGTAGTTCTGCTCGAGCTTGACCACCTTTGCGTCCGGGAAGTCGCGCTCGAAGCGAAGGATGAGGGAGACGTCGGCCCCGCGGAAGCCGTAGATGCTCTGGTCGTCATCGCCCACCACGCAGATGTTGCGGTGCTTGCTGGCGAGCTTCTGCAGGAGGATGTACTGGGCCTGGTTCACGTCTTGATACTCGTCGACCAGGATGTAGCGGAAGCGATCGCGGTACTTCTCGAGCAGCGCCGGATGATCGGTGAGCATGCGCACCGCGCGCACCAGCAGGTCGTCGAAGTCGAGGGCGCCGTTCTCGCGGAGCACGCGCTCGTAGATCTTGTAGACCCGCGCGGCGATCTCGAGCTCTGGGGTGTTGGCCTCCTTGCGGGCGAACGTGTCGGCGTCGATGAGGCCGTTCTTGGCGTTGGAGATGATGCTGCGGGCGCGCTTGGGGGCGAGTCGCTCTTCC containing:
- a CDS encoding ATP-dependent DNA helicase PcrA, producing the protein MSPSPARATVVRCASRAARRDARRRRRVGLAEGPAGARDDRARHRTGSAAAGAESARRPQPKPFIPPIGGHLLSLLDTLNPQQREAVTTTEGPLLVFAGAGSGKTRVLTYRIAHLLDQGLASPNELLVVTFTNKAAAEVRERVASLVGPQRFPYLGTFHGCCLRMLRTEHEAVGLPSAFSIYDTGDSTTVVKEALKELSIPEERLAPKRARSIISNAKNGLIDADTFARKEANTPELEIAARVYKIYERVLRENGALDFDDLLVRAVRMLTDHPALLEKYRDRFRYILVDEYQDVNQAQYILLQKLASKHRNICVVGDDDQSIYGFRGADVSLILRFERDFPDAKVVKLEQNYRSTQAVLDVANAVVSNNPNRSPKKMWTTNDKGVPPRLYEASEGRAEACFIVRKIRDLVRNGEATHGDIAVLYRTNAQSRTVEETLKGAAIPYQVVGGQRFWDRKEIRDLVAYLRVVVNPDDELSLRRIVNVPPRSLGTVTVAKLDAHAERQGLKLYDALREAERAGDIGAKAIAALSELTKLFEDLKARSETMKVTDIIDKIIRTVDYKAFIAPDRTPESTSRLENIDELVNTAAQFERETEQTGEPATLAAFLNRVSLSSDLDDLDEKGGAVSLLTLHAAKGLEFPVVFLVGMEEGFMPHARVFDFPDEIEEERRLAYVGLTRAEKHLFLCLARQRDVFGQEQPRMKSRFIEEIPPHLIEIEPSDDAWYEDPPARRYGGGDSGWDRGGSSWNRSGSSWEREGSSWERGAGGASGTRSTSGRGAATSRSTAGSRATTSRSTTSRASSPVRSVPVKNVQPRERLSTPMPVDRVAQVCLYSVGDRVVHKVFGEGEVLKVDGKTVSASFPGYGEKTVVESFLSRPK